The proteins below are encoded in one region of Streptomyces marianii:
- a CDS encoding helix-turn-helix domain-containing protein, with protein sequence MMAARPVEIGEAGGRVASQVTALRQRRGWDQRALAQRVTDAGRPMSPSVLGKVETAARRVDVDDLVALAAALEVSPAVLLDEDERDPFADAHEASRRGSVRARVTEDIEALGDLEALDGMAPTLAAVAVRLATEIDAPVALPGTSLHSLAKELREVLKELRALAPEEPLHDDELGDDLASPD encoded by the coding sequence ATGATGGCGGCTCGCCCCGTCGAGATTGGCGAGGCTGGCGGACGGGTGGCCTCCCAGGTCACCGCGCTCCGTCAGCGCCGAGGCTGGGACCAGCGCGCCCTCGCGCAGCGTGTGACGGACGCCGGCCGCCCGATGAGTCCCTCGGTGCTCGGCAAGGTGGAGACCGCTGCCCGGCGGGTTGACGTCGACGACCTGGTGGCGCTCGCCGCGGCGCTCGAGGTCTCCCCCGCCGTGCTGCTGGACGAGGACGAGCGCGATCCGTTCGCCGACGCCCACGAGGCCTCGCGCCGGGGCTCCGTGCGGGCGCGCGTCACGGAGGACATCGAGGCGCTCGGGGACCTCGAGGCCCTGGACGGGATGGCGCCGACTCTGGCCGCCGTTGCCGTACGCCTGGCTACCGAGATCGACGCCCCGGTCGCGCTCCCCGGCACGTCCCTCCACTCACTGGCCAAGGAGCTACGCGAGGTGCTCAAGGAGCTCCGGGCCCTGGCGCCGGAGGAGCCGCTGCATGACGACGAACTCGGAGACGACTTGGCGTCCCCCGACTGA
- a CDS encoding HNH endonuclease, producing MAGRADLTSYAYRKLRARILAESDVCLMCGHPGSQAVDHIHAVSRGGAELDPDNLAPIHGVDGCPVCLRKCNNDKGNRPLSEVLRLVTSRDWYAGP from the coding sequence GTGGCAGGCCGCGCAGACCTCACCTCGTACGCCTACCGCAAGCTGCGCGCCCGCATCCTGGCCGAGTCCGACGTCTGCCTCATGTGCGGCCACCCCGGCTCACAGGCCGTCGACCACATCCACGCCGTAAGCCGCGGCGGCGCAGAGCTGGACCCCGACAACCTCGCCCCCATCCACGGCGTCGACGGATGCCCGGTCTGCCTGCGCAAGTGCAACAACGACAAGGGCAACCGGCCACTCTCCGAGGTGCTCCGGCTGGTCACCTCACGCGACTGGTACGCCGGCCCCTGA